Proteins from one Longimicrobiales bacterium genomic window:
- a CDS encoding BTAD domain-containing putative transcriptional regulator → MDTASAYRKGLALLAVLAAAGERGVSRDAVLALLWPDSDEERARTSLRQLVHLLRNQLQSPDLIPSSPELRLNPRVISSDVADFRAALETDDLAAAVELYRGPFLDGFYIRSADELERWIATERAGLASDAARALETLAQRTESAGDVRAAVTWWRRLTELDPISASGAIGLMRCLDAVGERAAALRHARVHELLVQSELGEATDDAVSAFADRLRNSTQPPADVPAESGIATPARPVDNHPPTVRATDSHPATASATAIDPPKLPVDEPEAEVAAVTAVTRRRHRLLTAAAALVVAFVVIAAVAILSRPRAATHTFIAVLPLANTSGDTTTEAISDGLTENLITSLGAIPDVRVIGRTSAFLFRERSLDLRAIADSLGASAVLDGSVQRSGDQLKIGVQLVSAADGTVVWAETYDRRLTDFFAIQDEITRAIIDALRLRVGRATARADTLRDVRAYELYLRGRHIFTTRTDREGTDHARQYFEAALERDSLLAYAHAGLSDVYTRLAIFAHMPARAGFARAGDHARRALALDSTLAEAHAALGHKLCVADFDWDASDRAFERAIALNPNYLFGRMPYAVCLMSRGRFHEAERQLLHARETDPLSPAPSNLLGRLYVNMQQPDRAIDNLRQALELSPQMDLAWQQLGHARLQQGMAAEAIDAFERAATLSGTRDSLHLAYALAVTGRTGDARRILTDLTSSGHTENMAYHFALAATGLGDLDRAFAWLERGFDEQGSFVGSAAVDPALAPLRADPRWPMMLRRMRLE, encoded by the coding sequence ATGGACACCGCTTCCGCGTACCGCAAGGGTCTTGCGCTGCTCGCCGTGCTGGCCGCTGCCGGCGAGCGTGGCGTAAGCCGTGACGCCGTGCTCGCGCTGCTCTGGCCCGACAGCGACGAGGAACGCGCACGCACGTCGCTGCGACAGCTCGTGCACCTGCTCCGTAACCAGCTCCAGTCGCCCGACCTGATCCCGTCATCGCCGGAGCTGCGCCTGAATCCGCGGGTGATCTCGAGCGACGTCGCCGATTTCCGAGCGGCGCTCGAGACGGACGACCTCGCGGCGGCGGTCGAGTTGTACCGCGGCCCCTTCCTCGATGGCTTCTACATCAGGAGCGCCGACGAGCTGGAGCGCTGGATCGCGACGGAACGCGCGGGGCTCGCGAGCGATGCCGCACGCGCGCTCGAGACGCTCGCCCAGCGCACCGAGTCGGCAGGCGACGTTCGTGCGGCGGTGACGTGGTGGCGCAGACTGACGGAGCTCGACCCGATCAGTGCGAGCGGCGCGATCGGCCTGATGCGCTGCCTCGATGCCGTCGGCGAGCGGGCTGCAGCTCTGCGACACGCACGCGTGCACGAGTTGCTGGTGCAGAGCGAGCTGGGCGAGGCGACGGACGACGCGGTCTCGGCATTCGCGGACAGGCTGCGCAACAGCACACAGCCGCCCGCTGACGTACCGGCCGAATCAGGAATTGCGACGCCGGCGAGACCGGTCGACAACCATCCGCCGACGGTGCGCGCGACGGACAGCCATCCGGCGACAGCGAGCGCGACGGCCATCGATCCGCCGAAGCTTCCGGTCGACGAGCCCGAAGCCGAGGTGGCGGCCGTCACCGCAGTGACGCGCCGGCGACATCGACTGCTCACGGCCGCCGCTGCTCTCGTCGTCGCATTCGTGGTCATCGCGGCCGTTGCAATCTTGAGCCGGCCGCGCGCGGCCACGCATACATTCATCGCCGTGCTGCCGCTGGCGAACACGAGCGGCGATACCACCACCGAAGCCATCAGTGACGGCCTGACCGAGAACCTGATCACATCGCTCGGGGCCATCCCCGACGTGCGCGTGATCGGGCGCACGTCCGCGTTCCTGTTCAGAGAACGTTCGCTCGACCTGCGCGCGATCGCGGACAGCCTCGGCGCGAGTGCCGTGCTCGACGGCAGCGTCCAGCGGTCGGGAGACCAGCTCAAGATCGGCGTGCAGCTCGTGAGCGCGGCCGATGGCACCGTCGTGTGGGCTGAGACGTACGACCGCAGGCTGACCGACTTCTTCGCCATCCAGGACGAGATCACGCGTGCGATCATCGACGCACTGCGCCTGCGCGTCGGGCGCGCAACAGCCAGGGCGGACACGTTGCGCGATGTGCGTGCATACGAGCTCTACCTGCGCGGCCGCCACATCTTCACCACGCGCACCGACCGCGAGGGCACCGATCACGCGCGACAGTATTTCGAAGCCGCACTGGAGCGCGACTCGCTCCTCGCGTACGCGCACGCCGGCCTGTCCGATGTCTACACCCGGCTCGCAATCTTCGCCCACATGCCGGCACGCGCGGGATTCGCACGCGCCGGGGATCACGCTCGCCGCGCGCTCGCGCTCGACAGCACTCTCGCCGAAGCGCACGCCGCGCTCGGCCATAAGCTCTGCGTTGCAGACTTCGACTGGGATGCATCGGACCGCGCATTCGAGCGCGCGATCGCGCTCAACCCGAACTACCTCTTCGGCCGTATGCCATATGCGGTCTGCCTGATGAGCCGCGGTCGCTTCCACGAGGCGGAACGCCAGCTCCTCCACGCCCGCGAAACCGATCCGCTCTCGCCCGCCCCGAGCAACCTGCTCGGACGACTTTACGTCAACATGCAGCAGCCCGACCGCGCCATCGATAACCTGCGCCAGGCGCTCGAGCTGAGTCCGCAGATGGACCTCGCGTGGCAGCAGCTCGGCCACGCCCGGCTCCAGCAAGGGATGGCCGCGGAAGCGATCGACGCCTTCGAGCGCGCCGCCACCCTCAGCGGCACCCGCGATTCCCTCCACCTCGCCTACGCCCTCGCTGTCACGGGGCGAACCGGCGACGCCAGACGCATCCTCACCGACCTGACGTCCTCCGGACATACCGAGAACATGGCCTATCACTTCGCACTCGCAGCAACCGGTCTCGGCGATCTCGATCGTGCGTTCGCATGGCTGGAGCGCGGCTTCGACGAGCAGGGCTCCTTCGTGGGGAGCGCAGCCGTCGATCCGGCGCTGGCACCGCTGCGCGCTGACCCGCGCTGGCCGATGATGCTCCGGCGCATGCGTCTGGAGTAA
- a CDS encoding nucleotidyltransferase domain-containing protein has protein sequence MANRTLTIRGIADAVLERLRARAAANRRSLNGELLAILDRAAADDEAASRPTRAPHGTVRERPAAGYGDATQTHITLIADIDRGVLDDVCRRHHIVWLALFGSHARGDARPDSDVDVVVDFAPGTTPGFGIVRVAEALRPVFGGRPVDLVTRRGLAPRLREHVLSSAKTLYAAQ, from the coding sequence ATGGCCAATCGCACCCTCACCATTCGCGGCATCGCCGACGCCGTTCTCGAACGACTGCGCGCACGCGCCGCCGCCAATCGGCGCAGCCTGAACGGCGAGCTGCTCGCAATCCTGGATCGAGCGGCTGCCGACGATGAAGCCGCGTCGCGCCCGACGCGCGCACCGCACGGAACCGTCCGTGAACGGCCAGCCGCGGGCTACGGTGATGCTACTCAGACACACATCACCCTGATCGCGGACATCGACCGCGGCGTACTGGACGATGTCTGCCGTCGCCATCACATCGTGTGGCTGGCCCTTTTCGGCTCACACGCCCGGGGCGATGCGCGGCCCGACAGCGACGTGGATGTGGTCGTGGACTTCGCCCCCGGGACTACGCCCGGGTTCGGCATCGTCCGGGTGGCGGAGGCGCTGCGGCCGGTCTTCGGTGGCCGCCCCGTCGACCTGGTGACCCGTCGCGGCCTCGCACCCCGCCTGCGCGAACATGTCCTCTCTTCGGCGAAGACGCTTTATGCCGCGCAATGA
- a CDS encoding HepT-like ribonuclease domain-containing protein, giving the protein MPRNDRLSLELMLDTARRLHGLARGRSRPDLDTDDVLVLAMLHLIQRLGETASRLSAEFRAAHPEFPWGEMIAMRNRIVHAYGDLDPDIVWHVATDDIEAVIAALERAIAD; this is encoded by the coding sequence ATGCCGCGCAATGACCGGCTTTCGCTCGAGCTGATGCTGGACACGGCTCGCCGCCTGCACGGGCTCGCGCGTGGGCGGTCGCGCCCGGATCTCGATACCGATGATGTCCTCGTCCTCGCCATGCTGCACCTCATTCAGCGACTCGGCGAGACCGCGAGCCGACTCAGCGCGGAATTCCGCGCGGCACATCCGGAGTTCCCCTGGGGCGAGATGATCGCCATGCGGAACCGGATCGTGCACGCGTACGGTGACCTGGATCCGGATATCGTCTGGCACGTCGCGACGGATGACATCGAGGCGGTGATCGCTGCGCTCGAGCGGGCAATCGCCGACTGA